GTCGAGCACCGCCGGCCTCGGCGGGTACCCGATACCCCTCGAATTTGGTAGAACAGGTTCCAACTGTGGCGTGCTCGCGTGGGACGCCCAGATGACGTGTCGTGTGTGGTGACGGAGGGGTTGGCAGGGATGACCAGTAGTGACAAGGCCGTCGGTCCGGTCGTGATCGTCGGGGCCGGGCTGGCCGCCGTCCGCGCCGCGGAGGAACTGCGTCAGTCGGGGTACGACGGCGAACTCGTCGTCGTCGGCGACGAGCCGCACCTGCCGTACGACCGGCCGCCGCTGTCGAAGGACGTCGTCCGTGGGGAGAACGACGACACGACGCTGCGTCCGCAGGAGTTCTACGACGAGCAGCGCATCGATCTGCGTCTCGGCACGGCCGCGACCGGTGTCGACCGCGAGCGCCGGGTGCTGCACCTCGCCGACGGCGGCGAGCTCGCGTACGGCGAGCTGATCATCGCGACCGGGCTGAGCCCGCGTCGCATCCCGAGCCTGCCGGATCTGGGTGGCGTCCACGTGCTCCGCTCGGTCGACGAGAGCCGCGCGCTGCGCGCCGACCTTCGCGAGGGGTCCCGCGCGCTCGTGGTCGGCGCCGGCTTCATCGGGTGCGAGCTCGCGGCCAGCATGCGTGCGCTGGGACTCGACGTCGTGCTCCTCGAACCGCAGCCGGCTCCGCTGGCGTCGGTGCTGGGTGAGCAGATCGGCAAGCTGGTCGGGCGCCTGCACACCGAGGAGGGCGTCGACGTGCGCGCCGGGGTCGGGCTCGCGGCTCTCACCGGCGACGGGCGCGTCAGCGGGGCGGTGCTGTCCGACGGCACCGAGCTCGGGGTCGACGTCGTCGCGATCGGTATCGGCTCCGTGCCGGTCACGGGATGGCTCGACGGCTCGGGCATCGAGATCGACAACGGGGTGCTGTGCGACGAGGTGGGCCGCACGAACGATCCGCACGTGTGGGCCATCGGTGACGTCGCGGCGTGGCGACACGAGTCGGGCGGACACAAGCGCGTCGAGCACTGGAGCAACGCCGGTGACCAGGCGAAGATCCTGGCGGGTGCGCTGACCGGTACCGGCGATCCGAGTGCGCCGGCGCAGGTCCCGTACTTCTGGAGCGACCAGTACGGCCTCAAGATCCAGGCCCTGGGCACGGTCTCGCCCGACGACGACGTCCACATGGTCAAGGACGACGGCCGCAAGTTCGTCGCCTACTACTCGCGAGGTGGCGCGTTGACCGCGGTCGTCGGCCTGGGCTCGGCCGGTGCGGTGATGAAGATGCGCGCGAAGATCGCCGCGGGTGCGCCGATCGCGGAGCTGCTCGAATCCAGTCCCGCCTGACCGCCTGCCCGACCCCGTCGAACCCGACCGGGCTAGATTTGTCGGGTGATCGTTGCGCTCATCGACTCGGGTCTCGGACTTCTCCCGACGTCTGCGTGGTTGCGTCGGTTGCGTCCGGACCTCGACCTGATGCTCTCCCTCGACCCGGAGGGTGCCCCGTGGGGGCCGCGTGACGAGCGGTGGGTGATCGACCGCGTCGTCGGCACCGCCCGCCGGGCCGTCGACCGTGGGGCCGAGGTCGTGGTGCTGCCGTGCAACACCGCGAGCGTCACGGCCCTCGAGCACGTGCGCGCCGACCTCGGTTCCGGCGTCCCCGTGATCGGCACGGTTCCGGCGATCAAGCCGGCCGCGGCGATGTGTGATTCGGTCGCGATCTGGGCGACGGCCGCCACCACGGCGAGCGCGTACCAGGCGAACCTCGTCGAGCAGTTCGCCAACGGCAGTTCGGTCGTCGGGGTGGCTGCCCACGGCCTCGCCGACGCGATCGACCGCGGCGACATCGATGCGGTCGGGGCGGCGATCACCTCCGCGGCCGCCCGCACTCCCGGTGACGTGACGGGCGTCGTGCTGGGCTGCACCCACTACCCGCTGGTGGCGGACGAGATCGCAGCCCACCTGCCCGACGGCGTCGTGCTGTTCGACAGCGCCGAGGCCGT
This genomic stretch from Prescottella soli harbors:
- a CDS encoding NAD(P)/FAD-dependent oxidoreductase, whose product is MTSSDKAVGPVVIVGAGLAAVRAAEELRQSGYDGELVVVGDEPHLPYDRPPLSKDVVRGENDDTTLRPQEFYDEQRIDLRLGTAATGVDRERRVLHLADGGELAYGELIIATGLSPRRIPSLPDLGGVHVLRSVDESRALRADLREGSRALVVGAGFIGCELAASMRALGLDVVLLEPQPAPLASVLGEQIGKLVGRLHTEEGVDVRAGVGLAALTGDGRVSGAVLSDGTELGVDVVAIGIGSVPVTGWLDGSGIEIDNGVLCDEVGRTNDPHVWAIGDVAAWRHESGGHKRVEHWSNAGDQAKILAGALTGTGDPSAPAQVPYFWSDQYGLKIQALGTVSPDDDVHMVKDDGRKFVAYYSRGGALTAVVGLGSAGAVMKMRAKIAAGAPIAELLESSPA
- a CDS encoding glutamate racemase, with amino-acid sequence MIVALIDSGLGLLPTSAWLRRLRPDLDLMLSLDPEGAPWGPRDERWVIDRVVGTARRAVDRGAEVVVLPCNTASVTALEHVRADLGSGVPVIGTVPAIKPAAAMCDSVAIWATAATTASAYQANLVEQFANGSSVVGVAAHGLADAIDRGDIDAVGAAITSAAARTPGDVTGVVLGCTHYPLVADEIAAHLPDGVVLFDSAEAVAAQTLRRIDALGRDSTGNGTVEVLLSGIRGELPVSAASFDAGRLLLAAPSR